A part of Caviibacter abscessus genomic DNA contains:
- a CDS encoding peptide ABC transporter substrate-binding protein, translating into MIKKILYSLLLAIFLISCNVTNKSGEKIISWNAETEGISFDPQILNDGKTMTIHGLVSRGLTYTKENGEVIPALAKSWDISKDGLTWTFHLRDNLKWSDGRPLTANDFIYGWSRALDPKVASEYAYMLFPIKNAEKYTKSEVSLEEVGFRAIDDKTIEVKLENVTPYFGSLVSFVTYMPANKEFVESKGDSYALEADTILYSGPYKVQDWKHNSEMILVKNENYYDYDKLKIDKYIIKYIADPTAALNAYKNGELDIVKLEASQYKEFVNDKTLQKNSLARTSFLSFNLDKDIFKNQNIRKALSLSINKDEIIKGVFDNTKLAAYTVTPKNVGMLGLKNDFVEEMGNTFKTFNQDEAKAALQQGLKELGIDKFPNIVLLADEIRLNNKLAEALQEQFRINLGIDVKVEVITFKERLKRITSREFDIVVDGWGADYQDPITFLDLFTSTSGNNHPAYKSKEYDDYIKLALSSTDKARRVKALQNAEKLLAKEYPIIPIYKDTQLHLVNENVSGIKIGSIGIDIHFLKADKK; encoded by the coding sequence ATGATTAAAAAAATACTTTACTCTTTGTTATTAGCCATATTTTTAATATCGTGCAATGTTACCAATAAATCTGGTGAAAAAATAATTTCTTGGAATGCTGAAACAGAAGGTATTTCGTTTGATCCACAAATACTAAACGATGGAAAAACAATGACAATACATGGACTTGTTTCAAGAGGTCTTACTTACACCAAAGAAAATGGAGAAGTTATACCTGCTCTTGCAAAATCTTGGGATATTAGTAAAGACGGACTTACTTGGACATTTCATTTAAGAGATAATTTAAAATGGTCAGACGGTAGACCTTTAACTGCAAATGATTTTATTTATGGTTGGAGTAGAGCATTAGATCCAAAAGTTGCTTCTGAATATGCTTATATGTTATTTCCTATAAAAAATGCAGAAAAATACACAAAATCTGAAGTTTCATTAGAAGAAGTCGGATTTAGGGCAATAGATGATAAAACCATTGAAGTTAAATTGGAAAATGTTACACCATATTTTGGTTCACTAGTATCATTTGTAACTTATATGCCTGCAAATAAAGAATTTGTTGAATCTAAAGGAGATTCTTATGCTTTAGAAGCTGATACTATTCTTTATTCAGGACCATATAAAGTACAAGACTGGAAACATAATTCAGAAATGATTTTAGTGAAAAATGAAAATTATTATGATTATGACAAACTTAAAATAGATAAATATATTATCAAATATATTGCTGATCCTACTGCTGCATTAAATGCTTACAAAAATGGAGAACTTGATATTGTTAAATTAGAGGCAAGTCAATATAAAGAGTTTGTAAATGATAAAACACTTCAAAAAAATTCACTTGCCAGAACAAGTTTTTTATCATTTAATCTTGATAAAGATATCTTTAAAAATCAAAATATAAGAAAAGCTTTGTCTCTTTCAATAAATAAAGATGAGATAATTAAAGGTGTTTTTGATAACACTAAATTAGCTGCTTATACTGTTACACCTAAAAATGTAGGTATGTTAGGACTTAAAAATGATTTTGTAGAAGAAATGGGAAATACATTTAAAACTTTTAATCAAGATGAAGCAAAAGCTGCACTTCAACAAGGATTAAAAGAATTAGGAATTGACAAATTCCCGAATATAGTTTTACTTGCAGATGAAATAAGACTTAATAATAAACTTGCTGAAGCTTTACAAGAACAATTCAGAATTAACTTAGGCATTGATGTTAAAGTTGAAGTTATTACATTTAAGGAAAGACTAAAAAGAATTACTTCAAGAGAATTTGATATTGTAGTTGATGGTTGGGGAGCAGATTATCAAGATCCTATAACTTTCCTAGATTTATTTACATCTACAAGCGGTAATAACCATCCGGCATATAAATCAAAAGAATATGATGATTATATAAAATTAGCTTTATCATCAACTGATAAAGCAAGAAGAGTTAAAGCATTACAAAATGCAGAAAAACTACTGGCAAAAGAATACCCTATAATCCCTATTTATAAAGATACTCAATTACACTTAGTAAATGAAAATGTAAGTGGTATAAAAATAGGATCAATAGGAATAGATATTCATTTTTTAAAAGCTGATAAAAAATAA
- a CDS encoding peptide ABC transporter substrate-binding protein yields the protein MIKKLMTAIFLAFMLISCGDSNSSDLTTLNYNASEEGKTLDQQLATSQSSIQILSFLQEGLSKLDEHLKPVPALAKSWDISEDGLTWTFHLKENLKWSNGDKLTAHDFKFAWLRALKPETASEYAYMLFPIKNAEEYNAGKVKAEEVGIEVLDDLTLKVTLFAPTPYFDSLVAFITYTPANEKFVTEQGENYALEADKILSSGPFSVKSWTHNSNMVLVKNENYYDKDDIKLETVNIKFIKDSSAELNAFKNEEIDIAKLTPAQYQEFKNDERVKQVLLATTWYLEYNVNNKFLSNKKIRKALLLSIDKKEFNEIVSHGINIPAYTLTPKNVGMSGLNGGDFVAEVGDLVPKFNVEKAKQLLAEGLKELGMEKAPVVSLILNDSGANKLFGEAIQEYIRKNLGVEIKIELMAFKERLARMSNNNFDIVLSGWGADYQDPMTFLDLFVTNGGNNHTGYSNPEYDKVIKIAKSTADRKVRFEAMKRAEEILEEDMPIGVLHQPRRNYLVNAKLKNVIFPAIGVDLLFNKSYKVK from the coding sequence ATGATAAAAAAATTGATGACTGCAATATTTTTAGCTTTTATGCTTATATCTTGCGGTGACAGTAATAGCTCAGATCTTACTACATTAAATTATAACGCAAGTGAGGAAGGCAAAACTTTAGATCAACAATTAGCTACATCTCAAAGTAGCATACAAATACTTTCATTCTTACAAGAAGGACTATCTAAATTAGATGAACATTTAAAACCTGTTCCAGCTCTTGCTAAATCGTGGGATATTAGTGAAGACGGACTTACTTGGACTTTTCATTTAAAAGAAAATTTAAAATGGTCAAATGGAGATAAATTAACAGCACATGATTTCAAATTTGCTTGGTTAAGAGCCTTAAAGCCTGAGACTGCTTCTGAATATGCATATATGTTATTTCCTATAAAAAATGCTGAAGAATACAATGCAGGTAAAGTAAAGGCTGAAGAGGTTGGAATTGAAGTTTTGGACGATTTAACATTAAAAGTTACTTTATTTGCTCCTACACCTTATTTTGATTCATTAGTAGCATTTATAACTTATACTCCAGCAAATGAAAAATTTGTTACAGAACAAGGAGAAAATTATGCATTAGAAGCTGACAAAATTCTTTCATCAGGTCCATTTTCAGTAAAATCATGGACTCATAATTCAAATATGGTACTTGTAAAAAATGAAAATTATTATGACAAAGATGATATTAAATTAGAAACTGTTAATATTAAATTTATAAAAGATTCTTCTGCTGAACTTAATGCTTTTAAAAATGAAGAAATAGATATTGCTAAATTAACACCTGCTCAATACCAAGAATTTAAAAATGATGAAAGAGTAAAGCAAGTATTACTTGCAACTACTTGGTATTTAGAATATAACGTAAATAATAAATTCTTAAGTAACAAAAAAATTAGAAAAGCATTATTACTTTCAATTGATAAAAAAGAATTTAATGAAATTGTATCACATGGTATAAATATTCCAGCATATACATTAACTCCAAAAAATGTCGGGATGTCAGGATTAAATGGTGGAGATTTCGTTGCTGAAGTTGGAGATTTAGTTCCTAAATTTAATGTTGAAAAAGCTAAACAATTACTTGCTGAAGGTTTAAAAGAACTAGGAATGGAAAAAGCTCCTGTAGTTTCATTAATATTAAATGATAGTGGTGCTAATAAATTATTTGGTGAAGCTATCCAAGAATATATAAGAAAAAATTTAGGTGTTGAAATTAAAATTGAATTAATGGCATTTAAAGAAAGACTTGCAAGAATGTCTAATAATAATTTTGATATTGTTCTTTCAGGTTGGGGAGCTGACTATCAAGATCCTATGACTTTCTTAGATTTATTTGTAACTAATGGCGGAAATAATCATACTGGATATTCAAATCCTGAATATGATAAAGTTATAAAAATAGCTAAATCTACAGCTGATAGAAAAGTTAGATTTGAAGCTATGAAAAGAGCAGAAGAAATACTCGAAGAAGACATGCCTATAGGAGTTTTACATCAACCAAGAAGAAATTATTTAGTTAATGCTAAACTAAAAAATGTAATATTCCCTGCTATTGGAGTAGATTTATTATTTAATAAATCATACAAAGTTAAATAG
- a CDS encoding dihydrofolate reductase, whose amino-acid sequence MLSIVVAVGKNLEIGKDNKLLWHIPEDLKHFKQLTNGKTIIMGKNAYLSIGRPLPNRKNIVLTDDDSLDNEKGIVVYNDIKKCISENSDAFVIGGASIYSQMIKYCDELHISHVDREFLDADTYFPQFIEEFEKVYEKQFENFVYRVYKRKNKS is encoded by the coding sequence GTGTTAAGTATAGTAGTAGCCGTAGGTAAAAATTTAGAAATAGGTAAAGATAATAAATTATTGTGGCACATACCTGAGGATTTAAAGCATTTTAAACAACTTACAAATGGAAAAACTATTATTATGGGGAAAAATGCATATCTTAGTATAGGTAGACCTTTACCTAACAGAAAAAATATAGTTTTAACAGATGATGACAGTTTGGATAATGAAAAAGGTATTGTAGTTTATAATGATATAAAAAAATGTATAAGTGAGAACTCTGATGCTTTTGTAATAGGTGGGGCAAGTATATATAGTCAAATGATAAAATATTGTGATGAGCTTCATATAAGTCATGTGGATAGAGAGTTTTTAGATGCTGATACATATTTTCCTCAATTTATAGAAGAATTTGAAAAAGTCTATGAAAAACAATTTGAAAATTTTGTATACAGGGTTTATAAAAGAAAAAATAAAAGCTAA
- the thyA gene encoding thymidylate synthase, protein MKQYLDLVDYVLKNGVRKENRTGVATISCFAYSYRVDLAKGYPLLTTKKMYFKSMLHELFWYLSGEEHIKEFRTKSKIWDAWADEDGLLATAYGRYWRRYPVPENHLLGEVFVDENNPFVKKEDDGTLIFDQIGYIIQTLKEMKTNPNHKNGRRLIVLAWHPANASISKLPPCHYTFAFNVLGNKLNCHLTQRSGDIALGIPFNLACYSLLTMMIAKECGYELGEFAHTIIDAHIYENHIEGLKEQLKRTPKKLPEIKIADKPFNELKFDDITLENYESDAVIKFDVAV, encoded by the coding sequence ATGAAACAATATTTGGATTTAGTAGATTATGTATTAAAAAATGGAGTTAGAAAAGAAAATAGAACAGGTGTTGCAACTATATCTTGTTTCGCATATTCGTATAGAGTTGATTTAGCAAAGGGGTATCCTCTACTTACAACTAAAAAGATGTATTTTAAATCAATGTTACATGAACTATTTTGGTATTTAAGTGGAGAAGAGCATATAAAAGAATTTAGAACAAAAAGTAAGATATGGGACGCTTGGGCTGATGAAGATGGACTTTTAGCAACTGCTTACGGTAGATACTGGAGAAGATATCCTGTGCCTGAAAATCATTTGCTTGGTGAGGTTTTTGTTGATGAGAATAATCCTTTTGTAAAAAAAGAAGATGATGGTACATTAATTTTTGACCAAATCGGATATATAATACAAACATTAAAGGAAATGAAAACAAATCCTAATCATAAAAATGGAAGAAGACTTATAGTTTTAGCTTGGCACCCTGCGAATGCAAGTATTAGTAAGTTACCTCCATGCCATTATACTTTTGCTTTTAATGTATTGGGAAATAAACTTAATTGTCATTTAACACAAAGAAGCGGAGATATAGCATTAGGAATACCATTTAATTTAGCATGTTATTCATTACTTACTATGATGATAGCAAAAGAATGTGGTTATGAACTTGGAGAGTTTGCTCATACAATAATAGATGCACATATTTATGAAAATCATATAGAAGGTTTAAAAGAACAATTAAAAAGAACTCCTAAAAAATTACCTGAAATTAAAATAGCTGATAAGCCATTTAATGAACTTAAATTTGATGATATTACATTAGAAAATTATGAATCAGATGCAGTTATAAAATTTGATGTTGCAGTTTAA
- a CDS encoding formate/nitrite transporter family protein — protein sequence MKSTVELISYLVDKSVEKANKKILKLALLSFMAGAFISLGSVGNIVASADLYKTNAGLAKFVGASIFPVGLIAIVLLGYELFTSNCMVISAAYDKKISYASYFKNILLVLFFNFIGCLFIAYITVRTHTLSHTGKELLFSMAEHKVHASEYEIFLKGILCNVLVCGATLLAYSVKDGISKIFAIWFPIMLFIVLGYDHIVANMLYLPAAYMLHAGITISEIIHNFIFAGLGNFVGGAFMMLTPLYIAAKRNGENNATH from the coding sequence ATGAAAAGTACAGTTGAACTAATAAGTTATTTAGTTGATAAAAGTGTGGAAAAAGCAAATAAAAAAATATTGAAATTAGCTTTACTTAGTTTTATGGCAGGAGCATTCATTTCCTTAGGATCTGTTGGAAATATAGTTGCATCGGCAGATTTATATAAGACAAATGCTGGGCTTGCAAAATTTGTAGGAGCAAGTATATTTCCTGTAGGACTTATAGCTATAGTATTGCTTGGATATGAGTTATTTACAAGTAATTGTATGGTAATATCTGCTGCATATGATAAGAAAATATCTTATGCCTCATATTTTAAAAACATTTTACTTGTCTTATTTTTTAATTTTATAGGTTGTTTATTCATTGCATACATAACTGTTAGAACACATACATTATCACATACAGGGAAAGAATTACTATTTTCTATGGCAGAGCATAAAGTACATGCTAGTGAATATGAAATTTTTCTAAAAGGTATACTTTGTAATGTTCTTGTTTGTGGAGCAACGCTTTTAGCATATAGTGTAAAAGATGGAATAAGTAAAATATTTGCAATCTGGTTTCCGATAATGCTGTTTATAGTATTAGGATATGACCATATTGTAGCTAATATGCTATACTTACCGGCTGCATATATGTTACATGCAGGGATAACTATTAGTGAAATAATACATAATTTCATATTTGCAGGATTAGGAAATTTTGTAGGAGGTGCATTTATGATGTTAACTCCTTTATACATAGCAGCAAAAAGAAATGGGGAAAATAATGCAACACATTAA
- a CDS encoding chromate transporter, giving the protein MMVYVQLYFVFLQIGILSFGGGYATLPLIEKFIVKEYHWIDLNTMLDVVSISQMTPGPIAINSATFVGTKIAGIFGSIVATAGVITPQIVILTIFLRFIGTKNKYMVKMLDGINSSIVALIFIATISLIKSAVIVSFSPLILAIFLLSFVLYIKGISLIKLIMGGAIIGVLGLFI; this is encoded by the coding sequence ATGATGGTTTATGTACAACTTTATTTTGTATTTTTACAAATAGGAATACTATCATTTGGTGGAGGATATGCAACTTTACCACTTATTGAAAAATTTATTGTTAAAGAATATCACTGGATAGATTTAAATACAATGCTTGATGTTGTATCAATTTCACAAATGACACCAGGACCTATTGCAATAAATAGTGCAACTTTTGTTGGAACAAAAATAGCCGGAATTTTTGGTTCAATTGTTGCAACTGCTGGAGTTATTACTCCACAAATAGTTATACTTACTATATTTTTAAGATTTATAGGGACGAAGAATAAGTATATGGTCAAAATGCTTGATGGTATAAACAGCTCAATAGTAGCCCTTATATTCATAGCTACTATATCACTTATTAAATCTGCGGTAATTGTTTCATTTTCACCGCTTATACTTGCTATATTTTTGTTAAGCTTTGTTTTATATATCAAAGGAATAAGTTTAATTAAGTTAATAATGGGTGGTGCAATTATAGGAGTTTTAGGTTTATTTATATAA
- a CDS encoding chromate transporter encodes MYKNEKINLWQLFITIYTINAFTFGGGYTIVPIIKDKFVKDLKVIDENEMMNIVSIGQSVPGAMAISTSFLVGYKIKGFIGGLIAVIAAVLPCILIITIISFAYIAFINNIYIKAALKGIGAVVSAVLLVTVGKMIIKLVKHNKRVFYITLFFASFILSYFFYWHIALILIISAGAGLLYNRGDKV; translated from the coding sequence ATGTATAAAAATGAAAAAATTAATTTATGGCAATTGTTTATTACCATATATACTATTAACGCTTTTACTTTTGGAGGTGGTTATACAATAGTTCCAATAATAAAAGATAAATTTGTAAAAGATTTGAAAGTAATAGATGAAAATGAAATGATGAATATTGTGTCAATAGGACAGTCAGTTCCTGGAGCAATGGCAATATCAACATCATTTTTAGTAGGATATAAGATAAAAGGGTTTATAGGGGGATTAATTGCTGTAATTGCAGCGGTTTTACCTTGTATATTAATTATTACAATTATTTCATTTGCATATATTGCTTTTATAAATAATATATATATTAAAGCTGCATTAAAAGGAATTGGTGCAGTTGTTAGTGCAGTGCTTTTAGTGACTGTTGGAAAAATGATTATAAAATTAGTTAAACATAATAAAAGAGTATTTTATATCACTTTATTTTTCGCTTCTTTTATTTTAAGTTATTTTTTTTATTGGCATATAGCACTTATACTTATCATTTCAGCAGGGGCAGGTTTGCTATATAATAGAGGTGATAAAGTATGA
- a CDS encoding ABC transporter ATP-binding protein: MEKLMEIKHLKKYFPLQSNSVLKAVDDVTLDIYKGEILSLVGESGSGKTTLGRTICKLYNKTFGSIKYNGKELETIPKSELTKDIQMIFQDPQASLNPRMTVGDIIAEGMDIHKTYKTRKERQEKIYELLEIVGLNREHANRFPHEFSGGQRQRIGIARALAVDPKMLICDEPISALDVSIQAQVVNLLKKLQKERKLTLLFIAHDLSMVKYISDRVAVMFRGKIVELGNPDVVYNNPVHTYTKSLISAVPIPDPEYVKKEKVKLDESYLRSPIGTYDEIPNIQEDSGLVEYSEGHYVEKNYLETL, from the coding sequence ATGGAAAAACTTATGGAAATAAAACACCTAAAAAAATATTTTCCTCTACAATCAAATTCAGTATTAAAAGCTGTTGATGATGTAACATTAGATATTTATAAAGGTGAAATACTAAGTTTAGTTGGAGAATCAGGTTCTGGTAAAACTACTTTAGGAAGAACTATATGTAAACTATATAATAAAACTTTTGGAAGTATAAAATATAATGGTAAAGAGCTAGAAACTATACCTAAATCAGAGCTTACAAAAGACATACAAATGATATTTCAAGACCCACAAGCATCACTAAATCCAAGAATGACAGTTGGTGATATTATAGCTGAGGGTATGGATATACATAAAACATATAAAACAAGAAAAGAAAGACAAGAAAAAATCTATGAATTACTTGAAATTGTAGGACTTAATAGGGAGCATGCAAATAGATTTCCACACGAATTTTCAGGAGGACAAAGACAAAGAATAGGAATTGCTAGAGCTTTAGCAGTTGATCCTAAAATGTTAATTTGTGATGAACCAATTTCAGCACTTGATGTGTCTATACAAGCTCAAGTTGTAAATTTACTAAAAAAATTACAAAAAGAAAGAAAACTTACTTTGCTATTTATAGCTCATGATTTGTCAATGGTTAAATATATCTCTGACAGAGTTGCGGTAATGTTTAGAGGTAAAATCGTAGAATTAGGGAATCCTGATGTTGTTTACAACAATCCGGTACATACTTACACTAAATCCCTAATTTCTGCGGTGCCAATCCCTGATCCAGAATATGTAAAAAAAGAAAAAGTTAAACTTGATGAATCGTATCTTAGAAGTCCTATAGGAACTTATGATGAAATCCCTAATATTCAAGAAGATTCAGGACTTGTAGAATATAGTGAAGGACACTATGTTGAAAAAAACTATTTAGAAACTTTATAA
- a CDS encoding ABC transporter permease has product MENRFGAIYDREKYKTSPEDFTFVGPDRAKSETIFKPSITYWQDAFRRLKKNKLAMAFLIFLGFGLFIALFGQFFSKYTFFEQNTSMRFLNPIKGFSSGHILGTDSLGRDLFARIAQGIRVSMQLAVIVAAICVIIGTIYGSIAAYFGGYIDMIMVRFIEIIISIPSMIYIILLMVILGNSIKTIIIALSLTRWLGYALLVRGEVLKIKENEYVMASAALGANFWWIIRKHLIPNTLSVIIVKLTMDIPSIIFSEAFLSFIGLGVPIPAASLGNLVADGFKEINSYMYLFMIPAVTISLITLSFNIIGDALSDALNPKLRD; this is encoded by the coding sequence ATGGAAAACAGATTTGGTGCAATATATGACAGAGAAAAATATAAAACAAGTCCTGAAGACTTTACTTTCGTAGGTCCTGACAGAGCCAAAAGTGAAACAATATTTAAACCAAGTATCACATATTGGCAAGATGCGTTTAGAAGGCTTAAAAAGAACAAACTTGCAATGGCTTTCTTAATATTTTTAGGTTTTGGATTATTTATAGCATTATTTGGTCAATTTTTTTCAAAATATACATTTTTTGAACAAAATACATCAATGAGATTTTTAAATCCCATAAAAGGATTTTCATCAGGTCACATATTAGGAACAGATTCTCTTGGGCGTGATTTATTTGCAAGAATAGCTCAAGGTATACGTGTTTCAATGCAACTTGCAGTAATAGTTGCAGCAATTTGTGTAATTATAGGAACAATTTACGGTTCAATAGCTGCATATTTTGGCGGATATATTGATATGATAATGGTTAGATTTATCGAAATAATCATATCTATCCCATCAATGATATATATAATTTTACTTATGGTTATCCTTGGTAACAGTATAAAAACAATAATAATCGCACTTTCTCTTACTCGTTGGTTAGGATATGCTCTACTTGTTAGAGGAGAAGTATTAAAAATAAAAGAAAACGAATATGTTATGGCTTCGGCTGCACTTGGAGCAAATTTCTGGTGGATAATAAGAAAGCACTTAATTCCTAATACATTAAGTGTAATAATAGTTAAGTTGACTATGGATATTCCATCAATAATATTCTCTGAAGCTTTCTTAAGTTTCATAGGACTTGGTGTTCCAATTCCCGCAGCTTCATTGGGTAATTTAGTAGCTGACGGATTTAAAGAAATTAATTCATACATGTACTTATTTATGATACCTGCTGTAACTATTTCACTTATTACATTATCATTTAATATTATAGGAGACGCTCTAAGCGATGCTCTAAACCCTAAACTAAGAGATTAA
- a CDS encoding ABC transporter permease, which produces MKNVIKFIFKRLFASFITLLLVISLTFLLLHQLPGDPFQSEKAIPPQVKANLMAKYNLDKPLSIQYITYLKQLSKGDLGLSMKEKGRTINSVIKNSFPTSADLGARALLFGLIVGIPLGITSALNRGKKADHASMVVAVLGISVPSFVIAGLLQLYVVNVHKGILIDKLGLPLGRILLTGWDSPSKKILPVIALGFFSVAQIARLMRSKMIEIMEQDYIRLAIAKGVSPINIIIKHALRNAILPIVTTITPSIAGVLTGSFVIETMFGIPGLGKYYIGSIIDRDYTMVLGVTVFYSAFLIFMILVMDLVYALVDPKIKLGGGNN; this is translated from the coding sequence ATGAAAAATGTTATAAAATTCATTTTTAAAAGGCTTTTTGCCAGTTTTATTACTTTACTATTAGTAATATCACTTACTTTCTTGCTGCTACATCAATTACCGGGCGATCCGTTTCAAAGTGAAAAAGCTATACCACCGCAGGTAAAAGCAAATTTAATGGCAAAATACAATTTAGATAAACCATTAAGTATCCAATACATTACATATCTAAAACAACTAAGTAAAGGTGATTTAGGCCTGTCAATGAAAGAAAAAGGAAGAACAATAAACTCAGTAATAAAAAACAGTTTCCCAACTTCCGCAGATTTGGGAGCAAGAGCTTTATTATTCGGTCTTATAGTTGGTATTCCCTTAGGAATTACCTCTGCTCTTAACAGAGGTAAAAAAGCAGATCACGCTTCTATGGTCGTAGCTGTACTTGGTATTTCTGTTCCAAGTTTTGTAATAGCAGGACTTCTTCAACTTTATGTTGTAAATGTTCATAAAGGAATTTTAATAGATAAATTAGGATTACCTCTTGGAAGAATATTACTTACAGGTTGGGATAGTCCATCAAAGAAAATTTTACCTGTTATAGCTCTAGGATTTTTCTCAGTAGCACAAATAGCAAGACTTATGAGAAGTAAAATGATAGAAATAATGGAACAAGACTATATAAGACTTGCAATTGCAAAAGGTGTAAGTCCAATTAATATAATAATAAAACATGCATTAAGAAATGCAATACTTCCTATTGTTACAACAATAACTCCATCAATTGCCGGAGTACTTACAGGATCTTTCGTTATTGAAACGATGTTTGGTATACCAGGTCTTGGTAAATACTACATAGGTAGTATAATTGACAGAGATTACACTATGGTTCTTGGAGTAACAGTATTCTACTCTGCATTCTTAATATTTATGATACTTGTTATGGATCTTGTTTACGCATTGGTTGATCCTAAAATTAAACTTGGAGGAGGTAATAACTAA
- a CDS encoding ABC transporter ATP-binding protein encodes METKNILEVKNLSVSFNTYAGEVKALRDINFSVKRGETLAIVGESGSGKSVTVQTIMRLIPMPPGEIKSGEILFDGVDLLKLSDKEMRKYRGGKIGMIFQDPMTSLNPVIKIGKQIMEGIMIHKNVSKAKAKELAIEMLRKVGIPKPEERFEQYPHQFSGGMRQRVVIAIALACEPDLLICDEPTTALDVTIQAQILDLINELKKDLNIGVILITHDLGVVAETADKVIVMYAGEKLEEAPVKELFKDPKHAYTWGLLKSLPRLDTNANEALFSIEGTPPDLLNPPQGDPFAARSEFALKIEYEKKPPMIELPNNHFVKSWAYVDGAPDIKFLPDGDIRMRFDNGEEKIIKTQMSKEGKKFTNIKEDN; translated from the coding sequence ATGGAAACTAAAAATATTTTAGAAGTTAAAAATTTAAGTGTTTCTTTTAATACCTATGCAGGAGAAGTTAAAGCATTAAGAGATATTAATTTTTCAGTTAAAAGAGGAGAAACACTTGCAATAGTAGGAGAGTCAGGTTCAGGTAAATCTGTTACTGTTCAAACAATAATGAGATTAATACCTATGCCACCAGGAGAAATAAAAAGCGGAGAAATACTTTTTGATGGTGTTGACCTGTTAAAACTTTCTGATAAAGAAATGAGAAAATACAGAGGTGGAAAAATCGGAATGATATTTCAAGATCCGATGACATCGCTTAACCCTGTAATTAAAATCGGTAAACAAATAATGGAAGGAATAATGATACATAAAAATGTTTCAAAAGCTAAGGCTAAAGAACTTGCAATTGAAATGTTAAGAAAAGTAGGTATTCCTAAACCTGAAGAGAGATTTGAACAATATCCACATCAATTTTCAGGAGGTATGCGTCAAAGAGTTGTTATAGCTATAGCTCTTGCTTGTGAACCAGATTTATTAATCTGTGATGAACCAACAACAGCACTTGATGTTACAATTCAAGCACAAATACTTGATTTAATAAATGAACTAAAAAAAGACTTAAACATAGGAGTAATATTAATAACACATGATTTAGGAGTAGTTGCTGAAACTGCTGATAAGGTTATAGTAATGTATGCTGGGGAAAAATTAGAAGAAGCTCCAGTAAAAGAACTATTTAAAGATCCTAAACATGCTTATACTTGGGGGCTTCTTAAATCATTGCCAAGACTTGATACAAATGCAAATGAAGCACTATTTTCAATAGAAGGAACTCCACCTGATTTATTAAATCCTCCACAAGGAGATCCATTTGCTGCAAGATCTGAATTTGCACTAAAAATTGAATATGAAAAGAAACCACCTATGATAGAGCTTCCAAATAACCATTTTGTAAAATCTTGGGCTTACGTTGACGGTGCACCTGATATTAAGTTTTTACCTGATGGTGATATAAGAATGAGATTTGATAATGGAGAGGAAAAAATCATAAAAACACAAATGTCTAAAGAAGGTAAGAAATTTACAAATATCAAGGAGGATAATTAA